The Chloroflexota bacterium genome includes the window CAAGCCAGCCGCGCCAGCGGCGACGACGGCCCCGGCCGCCGCCGCGAAGCCGGCCGAGGCCGCCAAGCCGGCCGCCGCGCCGCCAGCCGCCTCCGGCAAGCCCGAGGCGAAGCTCGGCTCGCAGCTGATCGGCAAGATCGAGGGCGCGGTCATCCAGCCCGAGGCGAAACGGCCCGCCAAGCTGGCCGAAGCGCCGATGCTGGCCGAGCTGGTCAAGGCCGGCAAGCTGCCGCCGGTCGAGCAGCGCCTCCCCGAGGAGCCGCTCGTCGTGAAGCCGCTCCGCGAGACCGGCAAGTACGGCGGCATGTGGCGGCGCGCCTTCACCGGCCCGGCCGATGGCGAGAACTTCAACCGGGTGATGGGCCACGAAAAGCCGATCCACGTCGACTACACCGGCTACAAGCTGGTCCCGGCCGTCGCCAGGTCCTGGGAGCTGCGTGACGGCGCCAAGAACATCCGCCTGAGCCTCCGCAAGGGCATGAAGTGGTCGGACGGCCAGCCGTTCACCGCCGACGACTGGGTGTTCTGGTTCGACGACATGTACTCGTTCAAGGACTTCGTGCCGGTCGGCACGCCCGAGATGTCGATCAACGGCAAGCCCGGCAAACTGGTCAAGATCGACGAGACGACCGTCGAATTCCAGTTCCCCGAGCCGTACCCGATGTTCGTGGACATCCTCTCGGCGTTCACCATGACGGGCGCCGGCTACGCTCTGGGCGGCACCAGCTTCAACAGCTTCGGCGGCCCGTACGCCCCGGCCCACTACCTGAAGCAGTTCCACCCCAAGTACGTGGAGAAGGCGAAGCTCGATCAGCTCGTTGCCGAGGCGAAGGTCGACAACCCGCTGTCGCTCTTCAAGTTCAAGACCAACTACCAGCTCAACGTGGAGGTGCCGGTCGTCTCGGCCTGGAAGACCGTCACCCCGATCAACACGCCGGTCTGGTCGTTGGAGCGCAACCCGTACTTCTGGCACGTCGATACCGAGGGCAACCAGCTCCCCTACATCGACAAGATCCAGCTCACGCTTGCCGAGAACCTGGAGGTTGCGAACCTCCGCGCCATCGCCGGCGAGTTCGACGAGATGGGCCGCCACATGGACGCCACCAAGCTGCCCGTCTTCCTCGAGAACCAGCAGAAGGGCAACTACAAGGTCGTCCTGGACACCCAGACCGACGCCGCCGCCGCCGCGATCCACATCAACCAGTCGTTCGACGCCGATCCGGAGATCCGGAAGTGGCTGACGAACGTCGAGTTCCGGCGCGCGCTCTCGATGGGCATGGACCGCGACCAGTTGAACGAGGCGTTCTTCCTCGGGCTGGCCGTGCCAAGCTCGCTGATGTCGGACGACGCCTCGCCCGAGAACGCCGGCCCCGAGTGGCGCACCAAGTGGTCATCCCTCGACATCAAGCAGTCGAACGAGCTGCTGGACAAGATCGGCCTGACCAAGAAGGATGCCGAGGGGTTCCGCGTCCGCACGGACAACGGCCAGCGGCTGCGCCTGGAAGTCATCACCGTCGCGGCGGCCTTCCTGCCGTTCGCGCAGATGATGGAGATGGTCGCCCAGCACTGGAAGAAGATCGGCATTCAGCTCGACATCAAGGACACGGAGCGGAGCCTGGCCGACCGCACCGCGAAGACGAACGCCCACCAGATGTACGTCTGGGGCGGCGGCAATGCCGACATCTTCATGTGGCCGCGCCACGACATGCCGGCCGAGCCGAACGAGCCGTTCAGCGGCACGCTCTACGCCACCTGGTACGCCTCTGGCGGGGCGCAGGGGAAGGCTCCGGAGGATCCAGAGCTGCTCAAAGCGTACGACATGCTCCGCAAGGCGGCCGGCCTGGAGACCGCCGAGCGCAACAAGCTCGGGCAGGAGCTGAAGAAGCTGATCGTGGATCAACAGTGGGTGATCGGCACCTGCGGGTTCTTCCCGTACGTGCGGGTCATCAACAACAAGATGGGGAACGTGCCGGACCGGTACTCGTGGGTGACGCGGGCACGCACGCCGGGCGCAGCGCTCTCGTCCACGTACTACTTCAAGAGCTAGCCGAGGGAAGGACCACACGCGCACAGCGCTGATGACGGCCCTCACCCCCAAGCCCCGCTCCCTGTGCGCGGGAGAGGGGCTTTCTTTTTCGGGTCGCGGGCATGGGTCGTGGGGAGGGCGGCTGTCTCTTCCCTGTGACCCCTCATCCACGACCCACGATCCACGACCTATGACCCACCGTCCGCTGTGCTACAGTGCCGGCATCTGACACCCTTGCTCTCCCCTGGAGCGCGCACCCTGGAGGCCCCGCATGGCTGTCGATGTCACCGCCCGATCCGCCGAGCACACCAGCCTGCTCGCGCTCGCTCACGAGGTCATGCCGGGCGGCACGCTTGGCTACTTCCGCCTGCCGGACGACGTGCAGCTCATCGTGCGGGAAGGGCGCGGCAGCAAGCTGTACGACGTCGATGGCCGTGAGTACGTCGACTACGTCCTTGGCTCGGGACCGATGCTCATCGGGCACGCTCACCCGGCCGTGACGGCGGCGGTCACCGAGCAGCTCACGCGCGGATCGACGTTCTACATCGCCACCGAGCAGGCCATCCGTCTCGCCGAGCGGATCTGCCAGATGTCGCCGTGCGTCGAGCGGGTCCGGTTCGTCAGCACCGGCAACGAGGCCGTCTCGTTTGCGCTGCGGCTGGCGCGGGCCTTCCGGGGCCGCGACAAGATCCTCAAATTCGAGGGCGGCTTCCACGGCGTGGGCGACTACGCCCAGTACTCCGTCTCGCCGAAGGGCGAGCCGAACTACCCGTACGGCCGGCCAGAATCGGCAGGCATCCCGAAGGTGCTGGACGAGACGGTGCTGATCGCGCCGTTCAACGACCTGGAGACCTCGGGGCGGATCATCGCGCAGCATGCCGACGAGCTGGCGGCCGTCATCATCGAGCCGCTCCAGCGGACCATCGTGCCGAAGCCGGGCTTCCTCCAGGGCATTCGCCAGATCACCAAGGATCACGGCATCCCGATGATGCTGGACGAGGTGGTCACCGGCTTCCGGCTGGCCCCGGGCGGCGCGCAGGAGTACTACGAGGTCGAGTGTGACATCGCCTCGTTCGGCAAGGCGGTGAGCGGCGGCCATCCGCTGGCGGCCATCGGCGGTCGGGCTGACATCATGGCCCTGTGCGACCCGCGCAACTCGAAGGAGCCGAACTACGTCCAGATCAGCGGGACGCTCTCGGGGAACCCGGTCGCGGCGACGGCCGGCCTCGCGACGCTCAACGTGCTCTCCGAGCCGGGCACCCACGACCGTCTGCGGAAGATCGGCAACATGGTCCGCGATGGGCTGGTCGAGGTCGGCAAGAGGCTCGGCGTGCCGATGCAGGCGCCCGGCGAGGCCTCAGTGTTCCAGCCGCTGATCTCCGAGCACGAGGTGACCGACGCGCGCACGCTGGCGAAGGGCGATGCGAAGCTGACCTAC containing:
- a CDS encoding ABC transporter substrate-binding protein translates to MLHPGSVSRRGFLRVGLSVAGVGLLAACAPAAPATKPAETKPAAPAATTAPAAAAKPTEAAKPAEAAKPAAPAATTAPAAAAKPAEAAKPAAAPPAASGKPEAKLGSQLIGKIEGAVIQPEAKRPAKLAEAPMLAELVKAGKLPPVEQRLPEEPLVVKPLRETGKYGGMWRRAFTGPADGENFNRVMGHEKPIHVDYTGYKLVPAVARSWELRDGAKNIRLSLRKGMKWSDGQPFTADDWVFWFDDMYSFKDFVPVGTPEMSINGKPGKLVKIDETTVEFQFPEPYPMFVDILSAFTMTGAGYALGGTSFNSFGGPYAPAHYLKQFHPKYVEKAKLDQLVAEAKVDNPLSLFKFKTNYQLNVEVPVVSAWKTVTPINTPVWSLERNPYFWHVDTEGNQLPYIDKIQLTLAENLEVANLRAIAGEFDEMGRHMDATKLPVFLENQQKGNYKVVLDTQTDAAAAAIHINQSFDADPEIRKWLTNVEFRRALSMGMDRDQLNEAFFLGLAVPSSLMSDDASPENAGPEWRTKWSSLDIKQSNELLDKIGLTKKDAEGFRVRTDNGQRLRLEVITVAAAFLPFAQMMEMVAQHWKKIGIQLDIKDTERSLADRTAKTNAHQMYVWGGGNADIFMWPRHDMPAEPNEPFSGTLYATWYASGGAQGKAPEDPELLKAYDMLRKAAGLETAERNKLGQELKKLIVDQQWVIGTCGFFPYVRVINNKMGNVPDRYSWVTRARTPGAALSSTYYFKS
- a CDS encoding aspartate aminotransferase family protein; amino-acid sequence: MAVDVTARSAEHTSLLALAHEVMPGGTLGYFRLPDDVQLIVREGRGSKLYDVDGREYVDYVLGSGPMLIGHAHPAVTAAVTEQLTRGSTFYIATEQAIRLAERICQMSPCVERVRFVSTGNEAVSFALRLARAFRGRDKILKFEGGFHGVGDYAQYSVSPKGEPNYPYGRPESAGIPKVLDETVLIAPFNDLETSGRIIAQHADELAAVIIEPLQRTIVPKPGFLQGIRQITKDHGIPMMLDEVVTGFRLAPGGAQEYYEVECDIASFGKAVSGGHPLAAIGGRADIMALCDPRNSKEPNYVQISGTLSGNPVAATAGLATLNVLSEPGTHDRLRKIGNMVRDGLVEVGKRLGVPMQAPGEASVFQPLISEHEVTDARTLAKGDAKLTYAFGVELVREGILMNPGSKMYMSTVHDEADVARTLEAAERALRRVKG